A genomic segment from Nodularia sphaerocarpa UHCC 0038 encodes:
- the psb30 gene encoding photosystem II reaction center protein Ycf12/Psb30: protein MFDTLSNLNWEVILQLVSVGLIVIAGPVVIFVLAFRNGNL from the coding sequence ATGTTTGACACTTTAAGCAATCTCAATTGGGAAGTCATCCTCCAGCTAGTTTCCGTTGGACTAATCGTCATTGCTGGACCAGTAGTAATATTTGTACTGGCATTTCGCAACGGCAATCTGTAG